Proteins encoded within one genomic window of Spirochaetota bacterium:
- a CDS encoding dCMP deaminase family protein: protein MRPTWDEYFMMIAHDVSTRATCIRRKVGAVIVKDKRILSTGYNGVPTGITHCTPETCLRNIYNVPSGERHELCRGLHAEQNAIIQAAFHGVSIAGAIIYVTHQPCSICTKMLINAGIKTFIFEHPYNDELAKAMMDEAGVEAIIFKR, encoded by the coding sequence ATGAGACCAACCTGGGATGAATATTTCATGATGATTGCACATGATGTTTCCACACGTGCAACATGTATACGTCGCAAAGTTGGTGCAGTCATTGTGAAAGATAAACGCATATTATCCACCGGCTACAACGGCGTACCAACGGGTATAACACACTGCACTCCTGAAACTTGCCTTCGCAACATCTACAACGTACCATCAGGCGAACGCCATGAGCTGTGTCGTGGCTTGCATGCTGAACAGAATGCCATTATACAGGCTGCTTTCCACGGTGTTTCAATAGCTGGTGCCATTATCTATGTTACCCACCAACCATGTTCCATATGCACCAAGATGCTGATAAACGCGGGTATTAAAACATTTATATTTGAGCACCCCTACAACGATGAACTGGCAAAAGCCATGATGGATGAAGCAGGTGTTGAAGCAATAATTTTCAAGCGATAA
- a CDS encoding LysE family transporter — protein MYTIHIFFLFAFGLFIGFISSIPVGAVQLEVIKKAINGHLKPAISVAMGSVTSDFIYGVLVLFGIGGFLHYPKVQIFTYSLGILVIIALLYRSYREHKHIPPAHKPHIQYKKRTSFLTGLTIAITNPGMIVWWVIGYKLLLDLQLFETMSVPLKVTFLVSCCTGLAGYLTLIAFMMNKLQESISDRLLDKMNIVIMILLVFVIIYFSFKLYGLFTNSTIEILYNF, from the coding sequence ATGTATACCATTCATATCTTTTTTTTATTTGCTTTTGGGCTTTTTATTGGATTTATTTCATCAATTCCTGTTGGCGCTGTCCAGCTTGAAGTCATAAAAAAAGCCATTAACGGCCATTTAAAGCCGGCAATATCGGTAGCAATGGGTTCGGTTACTTCTGACTTTATCTATGGTGTGCTGGTGCTCTTTGGCATTGGCGGATTTTTACATTACCCCAAGGTTCAGATCTTTACCTATTCACTTGGTATTCTTGTTATCATAGCGCTTTTGTACCGTTCATACCGTGAACACAAGCACATACCCCCTGCGCACAAGCCTCATATTCAGTACAAAAAACGCACATCGTTTCTTACCGGATTAACCATTGCCATTACTAATCCCGGCATGATTGTATGGTGGGTTATTGGCTATAAACTTCTTTTAGATTTGCAGCTCTTTGAAACTATGTCCGTCCCGCTAAAAGTCACATTTCTTGTATCCTGCTGCACGGGACTTGCAGGCTACCTTACATTGATTGCATTCATGATGAACAAATTGCAAGAATCAATTTCTGACAGGCTTCTTGACAAAATGAATATCGTCATCATGATTTTACTTGTGTTTGTTATCATATATTTTTCATTCAAACTGTATGGGTTATTTACCAACTCCACAATTGAAATTTTATATAATTTTTGA
- a CDS encoding transposase — translation MARKLRVQMPGLTYHITSRCIEWRNMLEEEYFKACFVEILRRAKEKYRFKLIAYCIMDNHIHLVIHTVDDGAPIGRIMQYIKARFAEIYNKMTGRTGPFWNERYKDSIVEFARDGFHYLLWLLWYLAYNPVRKNLCSDPTKYHYSSIKAYLQEDADVGVPIDYHDYFKELGKTFAERVKRFMHYDEIYRKRYSIAGWV, via the coding sequence ATGGCACGGAAATTGCGTGTACAGATGCCAGGGTTAACCTATCACATTACTTCTCGCTGCATAGAGTGGCGAAATATGTTAGAAGAAGAGTACTTTAAAGCCTGTTTTGTGGAAATTTTACGCAGAGCAAAAGAAAAATACCGGTTTAAGCTTATTGCCTACTGTATTATGGACAATCACATCCATTTGGTTATTCACACAGTAGATGATGGAGCACCTATAGGGCGCATTATGCAGTATATTAAGGCACGGTTTGCTGAAATTTATAATAAAATGACTGGTAGAACCGGCCCTTTCTGGAATGAGCGCTATAAGGATAGTATTGTAGAGTTTGCCCGTGATGGGTTTCACTATTTGTTGTGGTTGTTGTGGTATTTGGCGTATAATCCGGTACGGAAAAACCTATGCTCTGACCCTACAAAATACCACTACAGCAGCATAAAAGCATATTTACAGGAGGATGCCGATGTAGGAGTGCCAATAGATTACCATGACTATTTTAAAGAGTTAGGGAAAACATTTGCCGAAAGGGTAAAAAGATTTATGCACTACGATGAAATATACCGCAAGCGCTATTCAATTGCGGGGTGGGTGTAA